The Callithrix jacchus isolate 240 chromosome X, calJac240_pri, whole genome shotgun sequence genome contains a region encoding:
- the FTHL17 gene encoding ferritin heavy polypeptide-like 17 produces MATAPSPQVLQNDDKNYEEAVNSHIKLEVYASYLYLSMAVYFNQDDVALKNFCHYFLCLSDDKIKHAEKLVSLQNQRGGFISLDDVKKPERQGWESGLKAMECAFNLEKTINQSLLELYQLATEKGDSQLCDSLGSHLHEQVKAIKELGDYVSNLRKIRSPEAGLAEYLFNELTLSGRVKET; encoded by the coding sequence ATGGCCACCGCCCCATCTCCGCAAGTGCTCCAGAACGACGACAAAAACTACGAGGAAGCCGTCAACAGCCACATCAAGCTGGAGGTCTATGCCTCCTACTTGTACCTGTCCATGGCTGTCTACTTCAACCAGGACGATGTAGCCCTGAAGAACTTCTGCCACTACTTCCTGTGCCTGTCAGACGACAAGATAAAGCATGCCGAGAAGCTGGTGAGCCTGCAGAACCAGCGCGGTGGCTTCATCTCCCTTGACGACGTTAAGAAGCCAGAGCGCCAAGGCTGGGAGAGCGGGCTCAAGGCCATGGAGTGCGCCTTCAATCTAGAAAAGAccatcaaccagagcctgctggAGCTGTACCAACTGGCCACCGAGAAGGGCGATTCTCAGCTGTGCGACTCTCTGGGGAGCCACCTGCATGAGCAAGTCAAGGCCATCAAAGAGTTGGGCGACTACGTGAGCAACCTGCGTAAGATACGTTCCCCAGAAGCTGGCCTGGCTGAGTACCTGTTCAACGAGCTCACCCTGAGCGGCCGTGTCAAAGAGACCTAA